The following are encoded together in the Cohaesibacter gelatinilyticus genome:
- a CDS encoding NAD-dependent epimerase/dehydratase family protein: MRIFITGGTGLVGSAALKALLDHGHDVTALARSEEKAEQLSQMGATPMRGDLTDPTKWIPAALEHEGIIHAAATFESNMGDTDIAMVNNLVEHASNLPADTKINLIYTGGCWLYPEAPVIPITERHVLDPLPAFEWMLDSIEHLHACSNFNLTVIHPGIVVAKDRGLICGLVEQIRQSGQMTIVGSLDTHYPLVHADDLGDLYRRAIQAGQSGLLLNASGFKSASLEEIAKTVAEQTGLAYKVAVQPLENAIEQYGDWAAGLGRSQRMEADRAKDTLNWEPAFDSVEKMVADCL; this comes from the coding sequence ATGCGCATTTTCATCACAGGTGGTACTGGTCTGGTCGGATCCGCAGCACTCAAAGCATTGCTCGATCATGGACATGATGTAACCGCACTCGCCCGTTCAGAGGAAAAAGCCGAACAACTCAGTCAAATGGGCGCCACTCCAATGCGGGGTGATCTTACGGATCCAACTAAATGGATACCTGCTGCTCTGGAGCATGAAGGCATCATTCACGCCGCTGCCACCTTCGAATCCAATATGGGCGATACCGATATCGCAATGGTCAATAACCTTGTCGAACACGCCTCAAACCTACCTGCTGATACCAAGATCAATCTGATTTACACTGGTGGTTGCTGGCTCTATCCAGAAGCCCCGGTCATTCCGATCACTGAGCGCCATGTTCTGGATCCGCTACCCGCCTTTGAATGGATGCTAGATAGCATTGAGCACCTTCATGCTTGCTCCAACTTCAATCTGACGGTCATTCATCCTGGAATCGTTGTCGCAAAAGATCGCGGCCTGATCTGTGGTCTGGTCGAGCAGATTCGCCAATCCGGTCAAATGACCATTGTCGGCAGCCTGGACACCCATTACCCACTGGTCCATGCCGATGATTTGGGCGATCTCTATCGTCGGGCTATTCAGGCAGGGCAGTCGGGATTGCTGCTCAATGCCTCCGGTTTCAAAAGCGCATCATTGGAAGAGATTGCCAAAACTGTAGCAGAACAGACCGGGCTGGCCTATAAGGTCGCGGTTCAGCCGCTTGAAAATGCAATTGAACAATATGGTGATTGGGCAGCAGGTCTTGGCCGCTCCCAACGCATGGAAGCTGATCGTGCAAAGGATACCCTGAATTGGGAACCTGCTTTTGACAGCGTCGAGAAGATGGTGGCTGACTGCCTATAG
- a CDS encoding acetyl/propionyl/methylcrotonyl-CoA carboxylase subunit alpha: protein MIDSVLIANRGEIACRVIATAKAEGLRTIAVYSDADANARHVRLADEAHRLGPAPAAESYLKADLILEIAKKTGAQSIHPGYGFLSENADFSQACEDAGIVFVGPGANAIRAMGLKDKAKALMDDAGVPVVPGYHGDNQDATFLNEEARRIGYPVLIKAVSGGGGKGMRLVERDEDFLASLESAQREGQNAFGDPNVLIERFVQNPRHVEIQVFADSHGNAVHLHERDCSLQRRHQKVIEEAPAPGMAPAVRAAMGNAAVKAALAVGYRGAGTVEFIVDGSDGLKEDGFFFMEMNTRLQVEHPVTEAITGQDLVSWQLAIANGKTLPMAQAEIPLSGHAVEARLYAEDPENEFLPSTGKLWGLELAVEEGVRIDTGVEEGDEVSPFYDPMIAKVIVHEATREEAMAKLARVLKKAVVAGPKTNAAFLAALASHEDFLSEDFDTSFIDQRLVALTARPEGQQEKAMVAGLVHLINDQQMAVTDKKSERSNEYWSAWDYMDGFQLGGERVLDQQVVVDGETMDVQVAFDEDGVHVNGLRPDLDAVSIVRAPNGVYAVSGGRQTLVAMPEYAHDDEGGAGHIGAPMHGKVIAVFVEQGQQVAKGERLFIVEAMKMEHSVVAPIDGTVSVVNANVGDQVEEGFAVVDLEAEEVE, encoded by the coding sequence ATGATCGACAGTGTTTTGATAGCCAACCGCGGAGAGATTGCCTGTCGGGTGATTGCTACAGCAAAGGCTGAAGGCCTGCGTACGATAGCTGTATATTCTGATGCTGATGCAAATGCCCGCCATGTGAGATTGGCGGATGAAGCGCATCGTTTGGGACCAGCGCCCGCCGCAGAGAGTTATCTCAAGGCTGATCTGATTTTGGAGATTGCCAAGAAAACCGGTGCACAGTCCATTCACCCAGGTTACGGTTTCCTATCCGAGAATGCCGATTTCTCCCAAGCTTGCGAAGATGCGGGAATCGTCTTTGTTGGACCGGGTGCCAATGCCATTCGCGCCATGGGTTTGAAAGACAAGGCCAAAGCACTGATGGATGATGCCGGTGTGCCTGTTGTTCCTGGTTATCACGGTGATAATCAGGATGCGACTTTCTTGAATGAAGAGGCGCGTCGGATTGGTTATCCGGTCTTGATCAAGGCTGTTTCTGGTGGTGGCGGTAAAGGCATGCGTTTGGTCGAACGTGATGAAGATTTCCTCGCTTCACTGGAATCTGCTCAGCGCGAAGGTCAAAACGCTTTCGGTGATCCAAATGTGCTGATTGAACGTTTCGTTCAGAACCCGCGTCATGTCGAAATTCAGGTCTTCGCCGATAGTCACGGCAATGCTGTGCATTTGCACGAGCGCGATTGTTCGTTGCAACGTCGCCATCAGAAGGTGATCGAGGAAGCGCCTGCTCCTGGCATGGCACCCGCTGTGCGTGCTGCCATGGGCAATGCTGCGGTTAAGGCTGCCTTGGCTGTGGGTTATCGTGGTGCCGGTACCGTGGAGTTCATTGTCGATGGTTCCGATGGTCTCAAGGAAGATGGCTTCTTCTTCATGGAGATGAATACCCGCCTCCAGGTGGAGCATCCTGTGACTGAAGCGATTACGGGGCAAGATCTTGTCTCCTGGCAGCTTGCGATTGCGAATGGCAAGACACTGCCAATGGCACAAGCAGAGATTCCGCTTTCCGGTCACGCTGTTGAAGCGCGTCTCTATGCCGAAGATCCTGAGAATGAGTTCCTGCCATCAACCGGTAAACTCTGGGGGCTTGAACTGGCGGTCGAAGAGGGGGTGCGCATTGATACCGGTGTGGAAGAGGGAGATGAAGTCTCTCCATTCTATGATCCAATGATTGCCAAGGTGATTGTGCATGAAGCGACACGCGAGGAAGCGATGGCCAAATTGGCCCGTGTTCTCAAAAAGGCTGTGGTTGCGGGACCGAAGACCAACGCTGCCTTCCTTGCAGCTCTGGCAAGCCATGAGGATTTTCTGTCAGAAGATTTCGATACCAGCTTTATTGACCAGCGCCTCGTTGCTTTGACTGCACGACCTGAGGGGCAACAGGAAAAAGCCATGGTGGCTGGATTAGTGCATCTCATCAATGATCAGCAGATGGCAGTCACGGACAAGAAATCAGAGCGATCCAACGAATATTGGTCAGCTTGGGATTATATGGACGGTTTCCAGCTTGGTGGGGAGCGTGTTCTTGATCAGCAGGTTGTCGTTGATGGCGAGACCATGGATGTTCAGGTTGCCTTTGATGAGGATGGTGTGCATGTGAATGGTCTGCGCCCAGATCTGGATGCTGTCAGTATCGTTCGTGCGCCAAATGGTGTTTATGCCGTCAGTGGTGGACGCCAGACTTTGGTCGCTATGCCAGAATATGCTCATGATGATGAAGGTGGAGCTGGCCATATCGGTGCGCCGATGCATGGCAAAGTGATTGCTGTCTTTGTAGAGCAAGGCCAGCAGGTTGCCAAGGGCGAGCGTCTCTTTATCGTCGAAGCGATGAAAATGGAGCATAGCGTTGTTGCTCCAATTGATGGCACTGTCAGCGTGGTCAATGCCAACGTTGGTGATCAGGTTGAGGAAGGCTTTGCTGTGGTCGACCTGGAGGCCGAAGAGGTTGAGTAA
- a CDS encoding ArsR/SmtB family transcription factor translates to MDPSIEALADKADEVARLLKLLGNGNRLRILCQLADGREKPVNHLAEILKLSQSALSQHLAKMREDGLVAGRRDAQTIYYSLSNTNAEKVMAVLKDIYCTPSNTEPADPGSH, encoded by the coding sequence TTGGACCCTTCTATTGAAGCACTTGCCGATAAGGCCGACGAAGTAGCCCGATTGCTCAAATTGCTCGGCAATGGCAATCGGCTGCGTATTCTTTGCCAATTAGCCGACGGGCGGGAAAAACCCGTCAATCATCTGGCGGAGATATTGAAACTGAGTCAAAGCGCCTTGTCCCAACATCTCGCAAAAATGCGCGAAGATGGTCTGGTAGCAGGACGACGAGACGCACAAACCATCTATTATTCACTTTCCAATACCAATGCGGAAAAAGTAATGGCTGTGCTGAAAGACATCTATTGCACGCCGAGCAACACAGAGCCAGCAGACCCCGGATCACACTGA
- a CDS encoding rhodanese-like domain-containing protein: protein MRKKQIVRQVNYDEARQLIENGAILVDVREDMELMAKKVPSALHHPLSGIKGPIDTKGANAAIFFCASGARTNSYAMQLAQCVDCDAYMLVGGVHALSRMGVKTEGSGMFKIFGIGAGLLLLVGWATGNLPGL, encoded by the coding sequence ATGAGAAAGAAACAGATTGTCCGTCAGGTCAATTATGATGAAGCCAGGCAATTGATAGAGAATGGCGCTATTTTGGTTGATGTGCGCGAAGACATGGAGTTGATGGCAAAGAAAGTACCAAGTGCACTTCACCATCCTCTGTCCGGGATCAAAGGCCCAATTGACACCAAAGGCGCCAACGCTGCTATTTTCTTCTGCGCCTCCGGTGCTCGAACCAACTCTTACGCCATGCAACTCGCACAATGTGTTGATTGCGATGCCTATATGCTGGTGGGAGGTGTTCACGCCCTTTCCCGCATGGGAGTGAAGACAGAGGGCAGCGGCATGTTCAAAATTTTCGGAATTGGCGCAGGCCTGCTTTTGCTCGTTGGCTGGGCAACGGGCAATCTGCCCGGCCTTTGA
- a CDS encoding LysE family translocator — protein MIDPIILLNYSLIVLGFVFIPGPATLFTVARATSSGAKVGIATGVGIALGDIIHTLMAVIGISAIIATSALLFSIIKYAGAAYLIYLGIRAILQKAPIDLSNGALPVSAGEAFRQGILSEVLNPKTALFFLAFLPQFVQPENGMVALQLIILGTVFVALGLFSNIVFALGSGGLGKFLRRNPAVLKWQGKVVGSIYCALGARLTFLDR, from the coding sequence ATGATTGATCCTATCATTTTGCTGAACTATTCACTGATCGTGCTTGGCTTTGTGTTCATTCCCGGACCTGCGACTTTGTTTACTGTTGCGCGGGCGACCAGCTCCGGTGCGAAAGTGGGGATCGCGACCGGGGTGGGGATTGCTCTTGGCGATATCATCCACACGCTCATGGCAGTGATTGGGATTTCGGCGATCATTGCCACCTCAGCTCTCTTATTCAGCATCATCAAATATGCCGGCGCGGCCTATCTGATCTATCTGGGGATTCGAGCAATTTTGCAAAAGGCACCGATTGATCTTTCCAATGGGGCATTGCCTGTTTCTGCTGGGGAAGCTTTTCGACAGGGAATTTTATCTGAAGTTCTAAATCCGAAGACTGCCTTGTTCTTTCTGGCTTTTTTGCCGCAATTTGTTCAGCCAGAAAATGGAATGGTTGCGCTTCAGTTGATCATTCTGGGAACTGTGTTCGTAGCATTGGGACTGTTTAGCAATATCGTGTTTGCGCTCGGCTCGGGTGGGCTTGGCAAATTCTTGCGCCGTAACCCTGCTGTTTTAAAATGGCAGGGGAAAGTGGTCGGTTCCATCTATTGCGCCCTTGGTGCGCGCCTTACCTTTCTCGATCGCTGA
- a CDS encoding carboxyl transferase domain-containing protein, with protein sequence MAVLKSEIRSDSADFAKNEKEMQELMDDLNAKRSEAALGGNERARQRHLSRGKLLPRDRVMKLIDPGAPFLELSPLAANQMYDAAIHGAGLITGIGRVEGRECMIVCNDATIKGGTYYPMTVKKHLRAQEVAKENNLPCIYLVDSGGANLPQQTEVFPDKEHFGRIFFNQATMSSMGIPQIAVVMGSCTAGGAYVPAMSDETIIVKQQGTIFLAGPPLVKAATGEVVSAEDLGGADVHTKTSGVADHYALNDSHALEIARSVVSNLNRRKDVDIELREPKEPLYAPESLSGVVPADLKKQYDIREVIARLVDGSEFDEFKARYGTTLVTGFAHIFGIPVGIIANNGILFSESAQKGAHFVELCCQRRIPLLFLQNITGFMVGRDYEAGGIAKDGAKLVTAVACANVPKITVLVGGSYGAGNYGMCGRAYSPRFLFSWPNSRISVMGGEQAANVLATVRRDNIESDGGEWSAADEADFKAPIQAKYEEEGHPYYATARLWDDGIITPNETRRVLGLAFSAAINAPVPETKFGVFRM encoded by the coding sequence ATGGCTGTTCTCAAGTCTGAAATCAGATCTGATTCTGCTGACTTCGCTAAAAACGAAAAAGAAATGCAGGAACTGATGGATGATCTCAATGCCAAGCGGTCTGAAGCTGCGCTTGGTGGCAACGAGAGAGCGCGCCAGCGTCATTTGTCACGCGGGAAGTTGTTGCCCCGTGATCGGGTGATGAAACTGATTGACCCTGGTGCTCCTTTTCTCGAATTATCTCCCCTCGCTGCCAACCAAATGTATGATGCCGCCATTCATGGGGCTGGTTTGATAACTGGTATCGGCCGGGTGGAGGGTCGTGAATGCATGATCGTTTGCAATGATGCTACCATCAAGGGTGGCACTTATTATCCAATGACGGTCAAGAAACATCTGCGGGCTCAGGAAGTGGCCAAAGAGAACAATCTGCCGTGTATCTATCTGGTGGATTCCGGTGGGGCTAATCTTCCTCAGCAAACGGAAGTTTTTCCAGATAAAGAGCATTTTGGCCGAATTTTCTTCAATCAGGCTACCATGTCTTCCATGGGTATTCCTCAAATTGCCGTTGTAATGGGTTCTTGCACCGCAGGTGGTGCTTATGTACCTGCCATGTCGGATGAGACCATCATCGTCAAGCAGCAGGGCACCATCTTTCTGGCGGGACCTCCGCTCGTGAAAGCAGCGACTGGTGAAGTTGTATCTGCGGAGGATTTGGGTGGTGCAGACGTTCACACCAAGACATCAGGTGTTGCTGACCACTATGCATTGAATGATAGCCACGCGCTTGAGATTGCGCGCTCCGTTGTGAGCAATTTGAATCGTCGCAAAGATGTTGACATTGAGTTGCGTGAGCCCAAGGAGCCGCTTTATGCACCTGAGAGCCTGTCTGGTGTCGTACCTGCGGATCTCAAGAAACAATATGACATTCGCGAAGTGATTGCCCGCCTGGTCGATGGTTCTGAATTTGATGAGTTCAAAGCCCGTTATGGCACCACGTTGGTGACCGGATTTGCTCATATTTTTGGTATTCCGGTGGGGATCATTGCCAATAATGGCATTCTGTTTTCCGAAAGTGCGCAGAAAGGTGCGCATTTTGTTGAACTTTGCTGTCAGCGTCGTATCCCATTGTTATTCTTGCAGAATATTACCGGGTTCATGGTTGGTCGGGATTACGAGGCTGGCGGCATCGCCAAAGATGGTGCCAAGTTGGTCACAGCGGTTGCTTGTGCCAATGTTCCAAAAATCACAGTTTTGGTTGGTGGCTCATATGGGGCAGGAAACTATGGTATGTGCGGTCGTGCTTATAGCCCTCGTTTCCTTTTTTCCTGGCCAAATAGTCGTATTTCCGTGATGGGGGGTGAGCAGGCAGCCAACGTTCTGGCTACTGTTCGACGTGATAATATTGAGTCGGATGGTGGCGAATGGTCCGCTGCTGATGAGGCAGACTTCAAAGCACCTATTCAGGCAAAGTATGAAGAAGAAGGCCATCCTTATTATGCAACGGCGCGTTTGTGGGATGATGGCATCATTACACCAAATGAGACACGTCGCGTTTTGGGACTTGCATTCTCGGCTGCTATCAATGCTCCGGTGCCGGAAACCAAGTTCGGTGTCTTCCGCATGTAG
- a CDS encoding rhodanese-like domain-containing protein has protein sequence MSQTIKLGYKQLLVEAEREIETLTAAEAMPLLGDDLHIFIDIRDIRELDQVGRIPGAIHAPRGMLEFWVDPESPYHREIFSETKKFIFFCAGGWRSALAAQQLQRMGLTPVAHIEGGYGAWLEAGGPTEITDVGMVKGGSE, from the coding sequence GTGAGCCAGACGATCAAATTAGGATATAAGCAATTGCTTGTTGAGGCAGAGCGGGAGATCGAGACACTCACCGCAGCCGAGGCCATGCCCTTGTTGGGAGATGATCTGCATATCTTTATTGATATCCGTGATATTCGTGAGCTGGATCAGGTTGGGCGGATACCGGGTGCCATTCATGCACCACGCGGTATGTTGGAATTTTGGGTTGATCCTGAAAGTCCTTATCATCGTGAAATTTTCAGTGAGACCAAGAAGTTCATTTTCTTTTGCGCTGGAGGATGGCGCAGTGCATTGGCTGCCCAACAACTTCAACGCATGGGGCTGACACCTGTTGCTCACATCGAGGGAGGATATGGCGCCTGGCTGGAAGCAGGAGGCCCGACAGAGATCACTGATGTGGGTATGGTGAAGGGTGGCTCAGAATAG
- a CDS encoding DUF599 domain-containing protein, with translation MNQLSTLDLAALSWFILMWGGFSLIVDTSPLRKKSLSYHMNQHRLRWMQALAEREMRMVDTAIITGLQNGTAFFASTSLLAIGAGFALLNSTDLALQISYDLNLPVEVSRGLWEVKVLALITLYIYAFFKFGWAYRLFNYTSILIGAFPPPDKIESIEMSEAIHQASEANSLAGRHFNRGLRAFFFSLGLFAWFIHPLLFIGTTTYIALVLTRRQFLSRSSKLASRLVEE, from the coding sequence ATGAATCAGCTCTCAACACTGGATCTGGCTGCCCTGAGCTGGTTCATTTTAATGTGGGGCGGCTTTTCGTTGATTGTTGATACAAGTCCCTTGCGCAAGAAATCCCTCTCATATCATATGAACCAGCACAGACTGCGCTGGATGCAAGCATTGGCCGAGCGGGAAATGCGAATGGTGGATACAGCCATTATTACAGGGCTGCAAAATGGCACCGCTTTTTTTGCTTCGACATCACTCCTGGCCATAGGTGCGGGCTTTGCCCTACTGAACTCTACGGATCTCGCCCTTCAGATCTCCTACGACCTCAACCTGCCAGTAGAAGTCAGTCGTGGCCTCTGGGAAGTTAAGGTTCTCGCCCTCATCACGCTCTACATTTATGCCTTTTTCAAATTCGGTTGGGCCTACCGATTATTCAATTATACGTCCATCTTGATTGGTGCATTTCCTCCACCCGACAAAATAGAGTCAATCGAGATGAGTGAAGCGATTCATCAGGCTTCGGAAGCCAACTCTCTTGCCGGACGTCATTTCAACCGGGGTCTTCGTGCCTTCTTCTTCTCACTTGGTCTTTTTGCCTGGTTTATACATCCCTTGTTATTCATCGGAACAACAACCTATATTGCGCTGGTACTCACCAGACGCCAATTCCTCTCCCGTTCCAGCAAACTTGCTTCCAGACTGGTAGAAGAATAA
- a CDS encoding DMT family transporter: MSHAIRKPTALDLASLLFLTFIWSSAFLAIKVAVPQTGPIWLATIRVLIGFVVLLPWMLYRGIILPIGMRNWSLLIFFSLINVTLPFLLISWAELTISAGITSLLLGSGPLLALVLAHFTTQDDKISWPKLLGIAFGFTGVALVVGGQALDDVGDTALLSLLAVLAASFCYALSGALVRKITDIPPTRLATLVLGLCSIQLLALAFHEGLPDFTRIDDKGWFSLIFLGLLPTGVATILRYRLINTIGASFFSLGLNLIPVFGIILGAIVLSETVPLEVWGALALIVTGLFVSRIPTKGKATQERKAGQAGL; encoded by the coding sequence ATGTCTCACGCCATCCGCAAGCCAACAGCTCTGGATCTAGCCAGTCTGCTTTTCCTGACGTTCATCTGGTCTTCCGCCTTTCTGGCGATCAAAGTGGCAGTTCCACAAACAGGTCCGATCTGGCTGGCCACGATCCGCGTTCTCATCGGTTTTGTTGTCCTGCTTCCATGGATGCTCTATCGAGGTATTATCTTACCCATAGGCATGCGGAACTGGAGTCTTTTGATCTTTTTCTCCCTGATCAATGTCACCCTGCCATTCCTGCTCATCTCCTGGGCGGAACTGACCATCAGCGCAGGCATCACCTCTCTGTTGCTTGGAAGCGGCCCATTGCTTGCATTGGTTCTTGCGCACTTCACCACTCAGGATGACAAGATCAGTTGGCCAAAACTTCTCGGCATAGCTTTCGGCTTTACAGGGGTAGCGCTGGTAGTTGGAGGCCAAGCCCTTGATGACGTAGGCGACACCGCCCTTCTCTCTCTGCTTGCCGTGCTGGCAGCCTCATTCTGCTATGCTCTATCCGGCGCACTGGTACGCAAGATCACTGATATTCCACCAACACGTCTGGCGACGTTGGTCTTGGGTCTTTGCAGTATTCAGCTACTCGCTCTGGCATTCCATGAAGGACTGCCCGACTTTACCCGAATTGACGACAAAGGTTGGTTCAGCCTTATTTTCCTCGGCCTTCTGCCAACTGGCGTCGCAACGATATTGCGCTATCGCCTCATCAATACCATTGGCGCAAGCTTCTTCTCGCTGGGATTGAACCTAATTCCTGTCTTCGGAATCATACTGGGTGCCATCGTTCTATCCGAAACAGTACCATTGGAGGTTTGGGGCGCTCTGGCCTTGATTGTGACCGGCCTGTTCGTCTCTCGTATCCCGACGAAAGGCAAGGCTACCCAAGAAAGAAAGGCCGGACAAGCCGGCCTTTAA
- a CDS encoding isovaleryl-CoA dehydrogenase translates to MSGLMFNFNLGETADMLRDAVAAFAADELAPIAADIDKNDAFPRELWNKMGDMGLLGITVPEEFGGAGMGYLEHVIAVEEISRASASVGLSYGAHSNLCVNQLNRNGTKEQKEKYLPKLISGEHVGSLAMSEPGAGSDVVSMKLRAEKKDDHYVLNGSKMWITNAPDADILLVYAKTDPAAGPKGITTFLIEKDMPGFKVAQKLDKLGMRGSSTGELVFENCEVPVENVVGEVNKGVRVLMSGLDYERTVLSGGPLGIMQACMDIAMPYVHEREQFGKPIGTFQLMQGKIADMYVNMNACRAYVYQVAQACDRRETTRQDAAGAILISAEKATQMALEAIQILGGNGYINEYATGRLLRDAKLYEIGAGTSEIRRMLIGRELFNATA, encoded by the coding sequence ATGAGTGGTCTGATGTTCAATTTCAATCTGGGTGAAACAGCTGACATGCTGCGCGATGCGGTGGCTGCTTTTGCTGCGGATGAGCTGGCGCCAATTGCTGCTGATATCGATAAGAACGACGCCTTTCCACGGGAATTGTGGAATAAAATGGGCGATATGGGCTTGTTGGGAATAACCGTACCAGAAGAGTTTGGTGGCGCAGGCATGGGGTATCTTGAGCATGTGATCGCTGTGGAGGAAATTTCCCGCGCGTCTGCTTCCGTTGGCCTGTCTTATGGCGCACATTCCAATTTGTGCGTGAACCAGCTGAACCGCAATGGTACCAAAGAGCAGAAAGAGAAATATCTGCCAAAGCTGATTTCCGGTGAGCATGTTGGGTCGTTGGCAATGTCTGAGCCTGGTGCCGGGTCTGATGTTGTGTCCATGAAGTTGCGGGCCGAGAAAAAGGACGATCACTATGTTCTGAACGGTTCCAAGATGTGGATCACCAATGCGCCTGATGCGGACATCCTGCTGGTCTATGCCAAGACTGATCCGGCAGCTGGTCCAAAAGGTATCACGACCTTTCTGATTGAGAAGGATATGCCGGGTTTCAAGGTGGCGCAGAAGCTGGACAAGCTTGGTATGCGCGGCTCCTCTACCGGTGAACTGGTTTTTGAGAACTGCGAAGTGCCGGTTGAAAATGTTGTTGGCGAGGTCAATAAAGGCGTTCGTGTGTTGATGTCCGGTCTTGATTATGAGCGTACGGTTCTTTCAGGTGGCCCGCTTGGTATCATGCAGGCTTGTATGGATATTGCCATGCCATATGTGCATGAACGTGAACAGTTCGGAAAACCAATCGGCACCTTCCAGCTGATGCAGGGCAAGATTGCGGACATGTATGTGAATATGAATGCGTGCCGTGCTTATGTTTATCAGGTGGCACAAGCTTGTGATCGCCGCGAAACGACCCGCCAGGATGCAGCTGGCGCAATCCTGATTTCCGCAGAAAAGGCAACACAAATGGCTTTGGAGGCGATTCAGATTCTGGGTGGCAATGGGTATATCAATGAATATGCCACAGGCCGACTGCTTCGTGATGCCAAGCTTTATGAGATTGGTGCGGGCACGTCCGAGATTCGCCGTATGTTGATTGGTCGTGAACTCTTCAATGCGACTGCATAA
- a CDS encoding PaaI family thioesterase, producing the protein MVQFETRAENYQERVLSSFGKQSFLETLGGTITHLAPGEVDITLEAKKGLQQQHGFFHAGVTTSIMDSAAGYAAFSLFGAGDGVLTSEFKANLLNPARGEKLIAKGRVIKPGRTLTVCQGDVYSYLDGNEIHVATGLFTMVRAEGLEP; encoded by the coding sequence TTGGTACAATTTGAAACAAGGGCGGAGAATTACCAGGAACGGGTTTTGTCCAGTTTTGGCAAACAGAGCTTCTTGGAAACCCTCGGCGGAACCATTACCCATCTTGCGCCAGGAGAGGTGGATATCACCTTGGAGGCGAAAAAGGGGCTGCAGCAACAGCACGGATTTTTCCATGCCGGTGTGACCACGTCGATTATGGATTCGGCGGCCGGTTATGCAGCTTTCTCGCTCTTTGGCGCCGGAGATGGCGTTCTTACCAGTGAATTCAAAGCGAATTTGTTGAACCCTGCGCGTGGTGAAAAGCTGATTGCGAAGGGAAGGGTCATCAAACCCGGCAGGACGCTGACCGTTTGCCAGGGTGATGTGTATAGCTATCTGGATGGCAATGAGATCCATGTGGCGACAGGACTTTTTACCATGGTGCGAGCAGAAGGTCTGGAGCCATGA
- a CDS encoding MerR family transcriptional regulator — protein sequence MADYLTITELTNEFGLTTRTLRFYEDEGLIKPVRRGRQRLYRPSDRTRLKLILRGKRLGLSLGEISEVIDMYRQPPGEAGQLAMLMEKIDARRKDLRQKLVDIEETIAELDAVEESCRVRLTELGDLKG from the coding sequence ATGGCTGACTATCTTACAATCACGGAATTGACCAACGAGTTTGGACTGACCACGCGAACCTTACGGTTTTATGAAGATGAAGGGCTGATAAAGCCCGTGCGCAGAGGGCGCCAGCGTCTTTATCGACCAAGTGATCGCACGCGATTGAAACTGATTTTACGTGGCAAGCGATTGGGTTTGTCGCTTGGTGAAATTAGCGAAGTGATTGATATGTATCGCCAGCCTCCTGGCGAAGCAGGACAGCTTGCCATGTTGATGGAAAAGATTGACGCGAGGCGAAAGGATTTGCGCCAGAAGCTGGTCGATATTGAAGAGACAATTGCTGAATTGGATGCGGTGGAAGAATCCTGCCGGGTGCGTTTGACGGAATTGGGCGATTTAAAAGGCTGA
- a CDS encoding VOC family protein, producing the protein MPEIIGVLETPVYVDDMAVAKDFYAGILGLPVMVESSRICAFDVAPSQVLITFLRGVCDQDALVNDDVVPGHRMDGAGHFAFRIKTDELDVWSAYLNEHEIVIDSHVQWPGGGESLYFRDPFDNVVELATPGIWANDRF; encoded by the coding sequence ATGCCTGAGATCATTGGAGTGTTGGAAACACCAGTCTATGTGGATGACATGGCTGTGGCTAAAGACTTTTATGCTGGCATTCTTGGGCTTCCTGTGATGGTAGAAAGCAGTCGCATTTGTGCGTTTGATGTTGCACCCTCCCAGGTTCTCATCACCTTTCTTCGTGGTGTCTGTGATCAGGATGCGCTTGTGAATGATGATGTTGTTCCGGGTCATAGAATGGACGGAGCTGGGCATTTCGCATTTCGTATCAAGACTGATGAACTGGATGTGTGGAGTGCATATCTGAATGAACATGAGATCGTAATCGATAGTCATGTTCAATGGCCCGGAGGAGGGGAGAGCCTCTATTTCCGGGACCCGTTTGATAATGTTGTTGAACTGGCAACGCCAGGGATCTGGGCGAATGATCGTTTCTGA